The following are encoded in a window of Vigna unguiculata cultivar IT97K-499-35 chromosome 8, ASM411807v1, whole genome shotgun sequence genomic DNA:
- the LOC114193770 gene encoding putative clathrin assembly protein At4g40080, translated as MSLRKTLTNLLHTFNDKTAVIAASLSLKRRVSSVRVHVLRATTHRLAAPPSESQIAAVLSAGRSSYLLPRTCIEAIMDRLHRTQSATVALKCLFTLHNIVSEGPLTLKDNLSHYPSRGGHNALNLATFRDDTDVQSLELSSWVRWYANVLEHVLTVSRVLGYYLTNNGAERKFSGVSSVELLCEIRGLVDFVEQVSHAPESLHLQRIDLVYGVVRLVCDDYGRVQREISLRVEESERRVGDLGVDELRELVRCLKRLEECRERLVVLFVNRKKNDSFWDLIGRVKNEGVVVMEEMEGKWLTVVVKGRNDLTESTRFTNPFLEPGEILYSGPTGWRVATCQLTVPSLG; from the coding sequence ATGTCCCTCCGCAAGACACTCACAAATCTCCTACACACTTTCAACGACAAAACCGCAGTGATCGCAGCATCACTCTCACTCAAACGCCGCGTGTCCTCCGTTCGCGTTCATGTCCTTCGCGCCACCACTCACCGCCTCGCCGCTCCTCCGTCCGAGTCCCAAATCGCCGCCGTTCTCTCCGCCGGCCGCAGCTCTTATCTCCTGCCACGCACCTGCATAGAGGCAATCATGGACCGCCTTCACAGAACCCAAAGCGCCACAGTGGCACTGAAATGCCTCTTCACTCTCCACAACATCGTATCGGAGGGACCCTTAACGCTAAAGGACAACCTATCGCACTACCCTTCGCGCGGAGGACACAACGCCCTTAACCTCGCTACCTTCCGTGATGATACGGACGTGCAATCTCTGGAGCTCAGCTCGTGGGTTCGATGGTACGCGAATGTTCTTGAACATGTCTTGACGGTTTCGCGCGTTTTAGGTTATTATCTGACAAACAACGGCGCTGAAAGAAAGTTTTCGGGAGTGTCTAGTGTTGAGTTGCTGTGTGAAATACGAGGTTTAGTCGATTTCGTGGAGCAGGTGAGCCACGCGCCTGAGTCGCTGCACCTTCAGAGGATCGACTTGGTGTATGGCGTTGTGAGATTGGTGTGCGATGATTACGGGCGCGTGCAGCGCGAGATATCACTGCGCGTGGAGGAGAGTGAGAGGAGGGTGGGGGATTTGGGTGTGGACGAGTTGAGAGAGTTGGTACGGTGTTTGAAGAGGTTGGAAGAGTGTAGGGAAAGGTTGGTGGTTTTGTTTGTGAATAGAAAGAAAAACGATTCGTTTTGGGATTTGATTGGTAGGGTTAAGAATGAGGGTGTGGTGGTGATGGAGGAAATGGAGGGGAAGTGGTTGACGGTGGTGGTGAAGGGTCGGAACGATTTGACTGAGTCGACTCGGTTTACCAACCCGTTTCTAGAGCCCGGCGAAATTTTATATTCCGGTCCCACCGGGTGGCGCGTGGCCACATGTCAGCTAACTGTTCCATCGTTGGGATGA